In the Hordeum vulgare subsp. vulgare chromosome 7H, MorexV3_pseudomolecules_assembly, whole genome shotgun sequence genome, one interval contains:
- the LOC123407962 gene encoding uncharacterized protein LOC123407962: MHTDQSGAGSANGKKKSRAKKAAHPRMHLDKAESVAYKANMMAREAAMVAKAKAEEAQEAARIAKTKAEEAEEAAKAAQVAAEEAAKAREAANEARQLMDKETEWAQCWEELVASRFRARWNEQHARHGATFQEITSIPPMRYTYPTPEEQCYIETAETLQIVSLKIVSINDTLHWPLEVFGMVAVRDILDHKRNIIFQRQRNNCQIINANDPYLALTGPSRAVAVSMEPSHIEISLKVKGATKSDDKDLSELVLNFRSGCVLGGIYPSRLSTLEFKYDHIPCAVEATISIKVTGGSWPDGFRGVFTACDTVDDDLKVKLLGFEDGGLPVGADGMIKLSRSVVSAGIDEMLKVSAMVYPINGDKVADSSEVALKPEMAGISPRVLKVGSCSMEVSVGWSLFCR, from the exons ATGCATACGGATCAATCTGGCGCTGGCTCTGCGAATGGGAAGAAGAAATCCAGGGCGAAGAAGGCTGCGCACCCGCGGATGCACTTGGACAAGGCTGAATCCGTTGCGTACAAAGCCAATATGATGGCGAGGGAGGCTGCCATGGTAGCCAAGGCCAAGGCCGAGGAGGCCCAAGAAGCTGCCAGGATAGCCAAGACCAAGGCCGAGGAGGCTGAAGAAGCTGCCAAGGCCGCCcaggtggcggcggaggaggccgCCAAGGCTAGAGAAGCAGCAAACGAGGCGAGGCAGCTCATGGACAAGGAGACGGAGTGGGCGCAGTGCTGGGAAGAATTGGTCGCCTCCAGGTTCCGCGCCCGCTGGAACGAACAGCACGCCCGCCACGGCGCCACCTTCCAGGAAATTA CATCTATCCCGCCTATGCGTTACACTTACCCTACTCCGGAGGAGCAGTGCTACATCGAGACTGCAGAAACTCTGCAGATCGTTTCTCTCAAAATCGTGTCCATCAATGACACTTTACACTGGCCACTGGAAGTGTTTGGTATGGTTGCCGTGCGTGATATCTTGGATCACAAGCGCAACATTATCTTCCAGCGACAGAGGAATAACTGCCAAATCATCAATGCGAAT GATCCATACCTAGCATTGACAGGTCCAAGCCGTGCCGTTGCTGTGTCGATGGAACCTTCGCACATTGAGATTTCACTGAAAGTGAAGGGGGCCACTAAATCTGATGATAAAGACCTAAGCGAGCTAGTTTTGAATTTTAGATCTGGATGTGTGCTTGGAGGCATTTACCCTAGCAGGCTTAGCACGCTGGAATTTAAATACGATCACATTCCATGCGCTGTGGAGGCCACGATAAGCATAAAAGTCACTGGTGGGTCTTGGCCAGATGGTTTTCGAGGTGTGTTTACTGCTTGTGACACTGTAGATGATGATCTGAAAGTCAAGTTACTTGGTTTTGAAGATGGTGGATTGCCTGTTGGTGCTGATGGCATGATCAAGCTCTCACGCAGTGTGGTTTCCGCTGGCATTGATGAGATGCTCAAAGTTTCTGCCATGGTATATCCTATTAACGGCGATAAAGTTGCTGATAGTAGCGAGGTAGCCTTAAAACCTGAGATGGCCGGTATAAGTCCCCGTGTGCTGAAGGTTGGCTCATGTAGTATGGAAGTTAGTGTTGGCTGGTCCCTTTTCTGTCGTTGA